The Borrelia sp. P9F1 genome includes the window CTCCTTTCCTTATGGAGGCATGTTAATTAAGCAGTTAATTGTTGCATATACAGTTAAACCAGCAATTATTGCAACTACCAGCAAATGAAGAAAGTGGAACTGCTACTGTTAAAGCTAAAATTAGTAGAATGGTTTTAAAACCCACGGTATACTCCCTTATTAATATTTAAAAACTTAATTAAAGCAGTACAGTTAAATCTGTTAATATGATATCATACTACGATACATTTTGCTTTAAATTGACCTTTAATAAGAACAATATTTCTGTCTGGTACCTTATGTCTCCGCTTACTTAAATTTGGGAACACTTGTGTTTTAGTAAATCAAACAGGAGTACTAGATTAGCTCTATTAAGATTAGAAATCTTATTGCTATGGTCATTATTATCCATTATAAGATCTCTGCTAAATTGGAGATTAAATATTAAACCCAGCATCTAAACAGTAATTAATGTCTTCAAATATATAATAATTGGTTTTAAAGCCAGATTTATTATATTACTATAGTACTAATATGTCAATATAGTTATATCTTTTAGTATAAATGAGTAGTCTTTATTCTTAAAGATAAAAAACTAAAAAATTGGGACAATAAACTTAAGTTTATTTGTTAAATATAAATATATGTATGCAAATATAGGGATAAGATATATAATAAAGTGACATGTTTTAATAATAGAAAGATAACAATAAAGATACACAACAACTAAAACAATATACACAAGTTAGACTAGAATTAAGGGTGCCCATGCACTCCCATCGGGTGCACCCATTATCAAAACAATTATTACTAATATTTACTAATTCCTCTCCAATCTGATTTAAAACTCTTCTATGGTTGCCTACACATATTCAAATACAATTTTTTTAAAATAAAAAACCCAATAATGAAGAGACAAGAGATAGCAGCCCCATTCTCTTATTTTGAAAAACAATCTCTGGTCGTCTTGTCTAACCTTCATTGCCTTCTCCACGACAAGCAGCT containing:
- a CDS encoding DUF261 family protein; this translates as MKVRQDDQRLFFKIREWGCYLLSLHYWVFYFKKIVFEYV